CCGGGCGGGACGCCCGGCCGCGCGCACTGAGGAAGACGCGCCGTGGAGGCCCCCCGCCTGACGCTCGCCGAGCGCCTCTACCTGCCGCAGGTGGTGCAGGGTGTCGCCGTCACGACGCGGCATTTCGTGCGCAACCTGGTCCTCCACACGCTCCATCTCTTCGGGCTCGCGCGCGACAGGCGGGCCGCCGTGACCACGCAGTACCCCGAGGAGCGCAAGCCCTACAGCGAGGGCTTCCGCGGCGCGCACCGGCTCACGCTCAAGCCCGACGGCTCGGTGCGCTGCACGGCGTGCTTCCTCTGCGCGACCGCGTGCCCGGCCAGGTGCATCAACATCGAGGCCGGCGAGCACCCCGATCCCGAGGTGGAGAAATACCCCGTGCGCTATGAGATCGACACGCTCCAGTGCATCTACTGCGGGATGTGCGTGGAGGCCTGCCCGTGCGACGCCATCCGCATGGACACGTTCGTCCACCCACGGGTATGGGGCTACCGGCGCGAGGACTTCATCGAGACGAAGGCCGTCCTCATGGAGCGCTCCCGCATCCTCGAGGAGCGCGGGCGGGACGCGCTCATGGAGGACCTGCAGCGGGCGTACCAGGAGGGGCGGGACATCGGTCCGGCCGTGGAGCCGCCGCGCACGTGATCCTCGTGGCCCTCTGGCGCCGCGGGCTCCTCGAGCGGGCCGACCGCGAGAAGCTGCGCCACTTCCTCGGGCTCGCCCGCGACCCGCTCGCCCTCTCGCGTCGGTATCCGATGTGGCGCATACTGGGTCCAATGCGCCTCCTCTTCTCTCCGCGCTACGCGGAGGCGGTGGCGCGCTGGCTCGAGTACCGTATGAACCTCTTCGACGGTGTCGAAGGTTGAAGCGATGGCCAAGACCTACAAGCAGATCATGGACGAGGCACGGCAGCTCGTCCCCGAGGTGTCCCCCGAGCAGGTGAAGGCCCGGCTCGACAAGGGAGAGCACCCGGTCGTACTCGACGTGCGCGAGAAGGAAGAGGTCCGCCAGGGCTACGTGCCCGGCGCGATCTCGCTCCCGCGCGGCTTCCTCGAGATGCGGGTCGAGGAAGCGGTGCCGGACAAGAACGCCCCCATCGTCGCCTACTGCGCGGGCGGCACGCGCTCGCTGCTGGCGGGCCGCATCCTGAAGGAGCTCGGCTACGCGAACGTGGTCTCCATGCGCGGCGGTTTCACGGCGTGGAAGAACCAGGGCCTGCCGGTGAAGGAGGACCGCCAGTTCACCGCCGAGCAGCAGATCCGCTACAGCCGCCACTTCCTCCTCCCCGAGGTGGGCGAGGCCGGGCAGGCGAAGCTCCTCGGCGCCAAGGTGCTCTGCATCGGCGCGGGCGGCCTCGGCTCGCCGGCGGCGTTCTACCTGGCCGCGGCGGGCGTCGGCACGCTCGGCATCGTCGACATGGACGTGGTCGACCTCTCGAACCTCCAGCGCCAGATCCTGCACACCAACGACCGCATCGGCATGCCGAAGACCGAGTCGGCGCGGCTCACGCTCGAGGCCCTCAACCCCGACGTCAAGGTGGTCGAGTTCCGCGAGCGGCTGTCCTCCGAGAACGCGCTCCGCATCTTCGAGCAGTTCGACATCGTGGTGAACGGCTCTGACAACTTCCCCACGCGCTACCTCGCCAACGACGCGTGCGTCATGCTGAAGAAGCCCCTCGTCGACGGCGCCATCTGGCAGTTCGAGGGGCAGGCGACCGTCTTCCACCCGCCGCACGGGCCGTGCTACCGCTGCCTCTTCCCCGAGCCGCCGCCCCCCGGGGCCGTGCCGTCGTGCGCCGAGGCGGGCGTGCTCGGCGTGCTCCCCGGGATCGTCGGCTGTGTGCAGGCGCTCGAGGCGATCAAGCTGATCCTCGGCCAGGGCACGCCGCTCATCGGCCGCATGATGCACTTCGAGACGCTCTCCGGCGAGGTGCGCATGCTCCGGCTCCGCCGTGATCCCAAGTGCGCGGTGTGCGGCGAGCGGCCGACGGTGACCAAGCTGATCGACTACGAGATGTTCTGCGGGCTCGGGAGCGGGAACGGCGCCGGCCCGGACGGTGGCCACCAGCCCGAGGCGCCCGAGCCCGCCGCCGCGCCCTGAGCATCACCTTGGCCAGCCTGCGGTTGCTCTGGTAGGAAGGGCGACCGGTCAGTGCAGCGTTGCCACATCTGGCGGCGCTGCGCCTCCTGCCTTCGACGGAGGGCTCACCCTCCCTGGCACCCGCTTTGCTTCACCCGACGAGCGGGGCTCCGGCGCCTCACGCCTTTCGCCCTTCCGCGACGCAGCAAGCCGTTCCAAATCCCACTCAGCCCGCACGAACGGGAGCCGGAGCCCCCGTCCCTCGCGGGCGAACGAAGCGGGCGTAGTGGGTGCCCGCCCGCGCGTACTTCCGCTCGAAGGCCGTGGTCGGCCGCCCCGCGGGAGGCGTCGCGCCGGTCTGCGGGACGAGTCCCGCGGTCGCCAGGACCGCCGTGAAGTCGTCGATCAGCGGACGAAGGTCGGAGGCGAGGTGGACGGTGCCGCCCCCCGTCAGCGTTCGCGCCAGCTCGGCCGCGAAGCGCGGGTCGGTCAGGCGGCGCGCGCGGTGCTGCGTCTTCGGCCAGGGATCGGGAAAGTAGACGTGATACGCGGCGACCGAGGCGTCGGGGACCAGGCGCGCGATGATGCAGCGCGCGTCGCCGGCGACGACGCGCACGTTCGCGAGCCACCGCGCGGCCGCCTTCTCCATGATCGCTGCCGCGACGTGTGCCGCGCGCTCGATGGCGAAGAAGTTGGTGGCCGGAGCGGCCGTGGCGAAGGCGAGCAGCAGCTCGCCGCGTCCCGGGCCGATCTCGACCTCGACCGGGCCATCGTCGCCGAACACCGCCGCCCACGACACTCGCGTCACGCTCATGATCGGTGCGCGTTGCACTCGCGCGCAAGGGATGTATATCCGAACGCCTCACTCGAAGCCGAGGAGGGTGCGCGCCACCGTCCGCGCCGGAGGTGGGGGGCGGGAAGCGCCCTCTTCCTCGGAGCGCCGAGACGGGGTACATGACGCCCATCACTATTGCGCGCGATCGGAGACCCCAATGAAAGCGGCTGTCTACGACGGAAATTCCACCGCCCTGTCCCTCGAGGAGGTGCAGCCCAACCCGCCCGGCCCGCGCGACGTCATCGTCGAGATCGGAGCGAGCGGCGTCTGCCACTCGGACCTGTCGATCATGCGCGGCTACGTCCCCGTCCCGCCGGGCATGGTGCTCGGCCACGAGGGCGCGGGACGCGTCGTCGAGGTCGGCCCTGAGGTGTCGCGCGTGAAGAAGGGCGACCGGGTCATCGCGTCCTTCGTGCCCGCGTGCGGCGCCTGCTGGCACTGCTTGCGCGAGCAGACCGAGCTCTGCGAGCGCGAGCCCGAGGTCTCGATGCAGGTGCGCGGGACCCGGCCTGACGGCAACCCGTACTTCTGCATGACCGGCCTCGGCACGTTCGCCAAGGTGATGACGGTCGACGAGGCGTCCGTGGTGAAGGTCGAGACCGATCTCCCGGACGCGCAGCTCGCGCTCATCGGGTGCGGCGTCACGACCGGCGTCGGCGCGGCGCTCAACACGGCGAAGGTGAGGCCGGGCTCCACAGTCGCGGTCCTCGGCTGCGGCGGTGTCGGCCAGGCGGTCATCCAGGGCGCGCGCATCGCAGGCGCCGGCCGCATCATCGCGATCGACCCTCAGGAGCTCAAGCGAAAGACCGCGAAGCAACTCGGCGCGACGGACGTCCTCGACCCGTCGAAGGGCGACCCGGTCGAGCAGGTGAAAGCCCTCACCGGCGGGCGGGGCGCCGACTACGGCTTCGAGGTGATCGGGCTCCCGGAGACCATCCTGACCACCTACAACCTCGCGCGCCGCGGCGGCGAGGTGATCATCGTCGGCATGGCGCGCTTCGACGCGCAGTTCACGCTGCCCGCGTTCGGCATCTTCTACGAGGAGAAGACCGTGAAAGGCTGCAAGTACGGCTCGGCGCAGGTACGGCGCGACTTCCCGCGCTTCGTCGAGCTGATCGAGACCCGCCGTCTCGACACCTCCGCGATGGTGTCGAAGACCATCAGGCTCGAGGGCGTGAACGACGCCTTTCGGGCGATGGAAGCGGGCGAGGTGATCCGGAGCGTCATCACCTGACGCCTGGGAGCCGCGCGCTCAGGCGGGACGCCGCGCCCGCGGCGTCCCACCCTTCAGCCCGGCGAGGAACGCCTCCACCGGCCGCGTATTGAGCACGTCCGTCGCGGTCGCCCAGCCGCGGCGGGCCTGCTCTACGCCGTAGGTGCGCGGGAAGCCGAGGTGCTTCACGCTGTGCGCGTCCGAGTCGATGACGATGGGAACGCCGGCCTCGGTCGCGCGCCGCACGTGCTCGTCGCGCAGGTCGAGCCGGTCGGGGTAGGCGTCGAGCTCGAGCACGGTGCCGGTCTCCCTGGCAGCGGCGATCACCGCCTCGATGTCGACGTCGTAGGGCTCGCGCTTCTGCATCACACGGCCGGTCGGGTGGAAGAGGATGTCGGCGTGCGGGTTGCGCATGGCGCGGATGATTCGGTTGGTCTGCTCCCCGCGCGGGAGGTTGAAGTGCGAATGGATCGCGATGCCGACCACGTCGAGCCGGGCGAGAGTCTCGTCGTCGATGTCGAGCGTGCCGTCCCGATTGATGTTGACCTCGGCGCCCGTGAGGACCCGGATGCCGTCGAGCTTTGCGTTGAGGCGTTCGATCTCGCGCATCTGGCGGCGGAGCTTCCTGGCGTCGCAGCCGCCCGTCATGGCGAGGCTCACGGTGTGGTCGGTGATGGCGATGTACTCGAGGCCGGCGTCCCGCGCCGCGCGGGCCATCGCTTCCAGCGAGTCGGCGCCGTCGGTCCAGTTGGTCTGCGTCTGGAGGTCGCCGCGCAGATCGCCCGCCTCGACCAGGCGGGGGAGCGTGCCCGCGCGCGCCGCGTCGATCTCGCCCTGGTCCTCGCGCAGCTCGGGCGGGATCCAGGCGAGGCCGAGGCGGTCGAAGATATCCTCCTCGGTCCGACCCGCGATCCGCCGCGTGCCGCGGAACAGGCCATACTCGTTCAGCTTCCAGCCCTTCTTCATGGCGAGCTGCCGGAGGGCGACGTTGTGCGCCTTGCTCCCCGTGAAGTAGAGGAGCGCCGCTCCGAAGCTCTCCTCGGGCACGACGCGCAGGTCCACCTGCAGCCCGTCGCGGAGCTTCACGCTGCACTTGGTCTCGCCCTGGCCGAGCACGCGCGCCACCGCCGCCAGCTTCGCGAAAGCGGCGATCGCCGCCTCGGCCTTGCGTGCGAGGACCAGGAGGTCGGCATCGCCGACCGTCTCCTTGCGGCGGCGGATCGAGCCCGCGACCTCGACGCGCGTCACACCCGGCGCGCGCGCGAGCGCCGCGGCCAGCTCGTCGATCACGGGCCGCACGGCGGCGAGCGGCGTGCGCTGCCCGCTCGTCTGCACGAAGGCGAGTGCCTTCAGGATATTCTGCTCGCTCTTCTCGCCGAAGTGGGGGAGGGCGCGGACCTTGCCGGCGCGCGCCGCGGCTTCCAGGTCGGCGAGCGTGCGCACACGGAGCCGCTGGTAGAGGACCTTCACCCCCTTCGGCCCCACGCCCTCGAGCGCGGTCAGCGCGGCCAGATCGACCGGCATGCGGCGGTGGTACTCCTCGCGCAGCTTGCACTTTCCCGTTGCGATCAGCTCCTCCAGCTTCTCGGCCATCGAGGCGCCGATACCGGGAATCTCGAGCAGGGCCTTCACGCCGCCCGCGCGGTAGAGCTGCTCGAGCGGCCGGTCGTGCGACTCGATCGCC
This DNA window, taken from Deltaproteobacteria bacterium, encodes the following:
- a CDS encoding NADH-quinone oxidoreductase subunit I, translated to MEAPRLTLAERLYLPQVVQGVAVTTRHFVRNLVLHTLHLFGLARDRRAAVTTQYPEERKPYSEGFRGAHRLTLKPDGSVRCTACFLCATACPARCINIEAGEHPDPEVEKYPVRYEIDTLQCIYCGMCVEACPCDAIRMDTFVHPRVWGYRREDFIETKAVLMERSRILEERGRDALMEDLQRAYQEGRDIGPAVEPPRT
- the moeB gene encoding molybdopterin-synthase adenylyltransferase MoeB, whose amino-acid sequence is MAKTYKQIMDEARQLVPEVSPEQVKARLDKGEHPVVLDVREKEEVRQGYVPGAISLPRGFLEMRVEEAVPDKNAPIVAYCAGGTRSLLAGRILKELGYANVVSMRGGFTAWKNQGLPVKEDRQFTAEQQIRYSRHFLLPEVGEAGQAKLLGAKVLCIGAGGLGSPAAFYLAAAGVGTLGIVDMDVVDLSNLQRQILHTNDRIGMPKTESARLTLEALNPDVKVVEFRERLSSENALRIFEQFDIVVNGSDNFPTRYLANDACVMLKKPLVDGAIWQFEGQATVFHPPHGPCYRCLFPEPPPPGAVPSCAEAGVLGVLPGIVGCVQALEAIKLILGQGTPLIGRMMHFETLSGEVRMLRLRRDPKCAVCGERPTVTKLIDYEMFCGLGSGNGAGPDGGHQPEAPEPAAAP
- a CDS encoding Zn-dependent alcohol dehydrogenase, with translation MKAAVYDGNSTALSLEEVQPNPPGPRDVIVEIGASGVCHSDLSIMRGYVPVPPGMVLGHEGAGRVVEVGPEVSRVKKGDRVIASFVPACGACWHCLREQTELCEREPEVSMQVRGTRPDGNPYFCMTGLGTFAKVMTVDEASVVKVETDLPDAQLALIGCGVTTGVGAALNTAKVRPGSTVAVLGCGGVGQAVIQGARIAGAGRIIAIDPQELKRKTAKQLGATDVLDPSKGDPVEQVKALTGGRGADYGFEVIGLPETILTTYNLARRGGEVIIVGMARFDAQFTLPAFGIFYEEKTVKGCKYGSAQVRRDFPRFVELIETRRLDTSAMVSKTIRLEGVNDAFRAMEAGEVIRSVIT
- the polX gene encoding DNA polymerase/3'-5' exonuclease PolX, which produces MRNAELARVFRDIAAYLDMDDVPFKPRAYEKAAQAIESHDRPLEQLYRAGGVKALLEIPGIGASMAEKLEELIATGKCKLREEYHRRMPVDLAALTALEGVGPKGVKVLYQRLRVRTLADLEAAARAGKVRALPHFGEKSEQNILKALAFVQTSGQRTPLAAVRPVIDELAAALARAPGVTRVEVAGSIRRRKETVGDADLLVLARKAEAAIAAFAKLAAVARVLGQGETKCSVKLRDGLQVDLRVVPEESFGAALLYFTGSKAHNVALRQLAMKKGWKLNEYGLFRGTRRIAGRTEEDIFDRLGLAWIPPELREDQGEIDAARAGTLPRLVEAGDLRGDLQTQTNWTDGADSLEAMARAARDAGLEYIAITDHTVSLAMTGGCDARKLRRQMREIERLNAKLDGIRVLTGAEVNINRDGTLDIDDETLARLDVVGIAIHSHFNLPRGEQTNRIIRAMRNPHADILFHPTGRVMQKREPYDVDIEAVIAAARETGTVLELDAYPDRLDLRDEHVRRATEAGVPIVIDSDAHSVKHLGFPRTYGVEQARRGWATATDVLNTRPVEAFLAGLKGGTPRARRPA